A genomic window from Fibrobacterota bacterium includes:
- a CDS encoding restriction endonuclease has protein sequence MYTTTGYNANHQFRGGACITMNSIFDKMYETIFGEKPSKLGTAFERFTAIALYLLEKGDVQHDARIRGELSQTLYQIDALYSTDSPTSKGMAEAKDYTVQGKKVGRGDLQKLAGALPDLKMVTEGSFFSATDYTRPARKYAEASAEITNGKRIRLYHLNIPRDGDEAGFIKTISMSIHLARPMTQAAKIKPIISDNGQNSIRAKFNLQPGETISYSATLEKLYDSSGSIITTLRDITIKGYGDIDPTTNISHFSYRLPHHFVKIDGALIEISGLECAIPFSYIDYNLTITDDRLSRFALKDASGAIIRMITDDEIRSLKFDSDGNVVSKL, from the coding sequence ATGTACACCACAACCGGATACAATGCAAATCATCAATTTCGCGGAGGAGCCTGCATTACAATGAATTCAATCTTTGACAAAATGTATGAAACTATTTTTGGCGAAAAGCCAAGCAAACTTGGGACGGCTTTCGAACGATTCACCGCAATTGCTTTATATCTTCTTGAAAAAGGTGATGTACAGCATGATGCTAGAATTCGCGGCGAATTATCACAAACCTTATATCAAATTGATGCACTTTACTCTACTGACAGTCCTACATCAAAAGGAATGGCAGAAGCCAAAGACTATACGGTGCAAGGGAAAAAGGTTGGGCGAGGGGATTTACAAAAACTTGCAGGCGCATTACCTGATCTGAAAATGGTTACGGAAGGCAGTTTTTTCTCAGCTACAGATTATACTCGGCCTGCGCGCAAATATGCTGAAGCATCGGCGGAAATTACAAATGGAAAACGGATTCGTCTATATCACTTAAATATCCCAAGAGATGGGGATGAAGCTGGATTTATAAAAACAATCTCGATGTCAATTCATTTAGCACGCCCAATGACTCAAGCTGCAAAAATCAAACCAATCATTTCGGACAATGGGCAAAATTCTATCCGAGCCAAATTCAATTTGCAACCTGGCGAAACGATTTCATATAGCGCAACGCTTGAAAAGCTTTACGATTCTAGCGGTTCAATAATTACGACTCTTCGAGACATCACCATAAAGGGTTATGGAGATATAGATCCGACCACTAATATATCGCACTTTTCATATCGCCTACCGCATCATTTTGTCAAAATCGATGGGGCGCTTATCGAAATTTCCGGCCTGGAATGCGCAATTCCGTTTTCATACATAGATTACAACCTGACCATTACAGATGATCGGCTTTCGCGATTCGCATTAAAAGATGCGAGCGGAGCGATTATTCGAATGATTACTGACGATGAGATTCGGAGTTTAAAATTTGACTCCGATGGAAATGTCGTCTCTAAATTATAA